A genomic segment from Acidobacteriota bacterium encodes:
- a CDS encoding cytochrome c oxidase subunit I, which produces MSHSNADAGARPSYLEVSGRRTGILGWILSTDHKRIGILYMSLILGFFLVALCIGLLMRLELLLPGPTIVQPNTYNALFTLHGVIMIFLFIVPGIPAMFGNFFLPIQIGAKDVSFPRLNLASWWLYAIGAVMALLSLFTGGGVPDTGWTFYVPFSLRTGTNVPLAVLAVFVMGFSSILTGLNFITTIHRLRAPGMSWFRMPLFVWSLYATAWIQILATPILGITVLLVFLERLFGIGLFDPAKGGDPLLYQHLFWIYSHPAVYIMILPAMGVISEIFPTFAKQKIFGYKAIAFSSLAIAFVGYLVWGHHMFTSGISDTSRWIFSLLTFIVAVPSGIKVFNWVATLYKGAIEVPPPMLFALSFIFLFSIGGLTGFVVGALATDIHIHDTYFVVAHFHYVMFGGVGIAIFAALLYWFPKMFGRMFRYRPFFISWVFIFVGFNTLYFPMFIMGWLGMPRRYYDYMPEFQIWHQISTVGSWLLATGVFIFFIYFVKSLRAPRGAPDNPWGGTTLEWRVPSPPPAENFIEIPTVTAGPYDHHGEGDV; this is translated from the coding sequence ATGTCGCACAGTAACGCGGACGCCGGCGCCCGACCCAGCTATCTCGAGGTCAGCGGCCGCCGCACGGGCATCCTGGGCTGGATTCTCTCCACCGACCACAAGCGGATCGGCATTCTGTACATGAGCCTGATCCTGGGCTTTTTCCTCGTGGCGCTCTGCATCGGCCTGCTCATGCGCCTCGAGCTGCTGCTGCCGGGCCCGACCATCGTCCAACCCAACACGTACAACGCCCTGTTCACCCTCCACGGGGTGATCATGATCTTCCTCTTCATCGTTCCTGGCATCCCGGCCATGTTCGGCAATTTTTTTCTGCCCATCCAGATCGGGGCCAAGGACGTGTCTTTCCCCCGCTTGAACCTGGCCTCCTGGTGGTTGTACGCGATCGGCGCCGTCATGGCGCTGCTGTCACTGTTCACGGGCGGCGGTGTGCCCGACACCGGCTGGACGTTCTACGTGCCGTTCAGCCTGCGCACCGGCACCAACGTGCCGCTGGCGGTGCTGGCCGTCTTCGTGATGGGCTTCTCGTCGATCCTCACCGGCCTCAACTTCATCACCACCATCCACCGGCTGCGCGCGCCCGGCATGAGCTGGTTCCGCATGCCGCTGTTCGTCTGGTCACTCTACGCCACGGCCTGGATACAGATCCTGGCCACGCCCATCCTGGGAATCACGGTGCTGCTGGTCTTCCTGGAGCGGCTGTTCGGCATCGGCCTGTTCGATCCGGCCAAGGGCGGCGACCCGCTCCTGTACCAACACCTGTTCTGGATCTACTCGCATCCGGCCGTCTACATCATGATCCTGCCGGCCATGGGCGTCATTTCGGAGATCTTCCCCACCTTCGCCAAGCAGAAGATCTTCGGCTACAAGGCCATCGCCTTCTCCAGTCTGGCCATCGCCTTTGTCGGCTACCTGGTCTGGGGACACCACATGTTCACCAGCGGCATCAGCGACACCTCCCGCTGGATCTTTTCCCTGCTCACCTTCATTGTCGCGGTCCCGAGCGGCATCAAGGTGTTCAACTGGGTGGCCACGCTCTACAAGGGCGCCATCGAGGTGCCCCCGCCCATGCTGTTCGCGCTGTCGTTCATCTTCCTCTTCTCGATCGGCGGCCTCACCGGCTTCGTCGTGGGCGCGCTGGCCACGGACATCCACATCCACGACACCTACTTCGTGGTGGCCCACTTCCACTACGTGATGTTCGGCGGCGTGGGCATCGCCATCTTCGCCGCCCTGCTCTACTGGTTCCCCAAAATGTTCGGCCGGATGTTCCGCTACCGACCCTTCTTCATCTCGTGGGTGTTCATCTTCGTCGGATTCAACACCCTGTACTTCCCCATGTTCATCATGGGCTGGCTGGGCATGCCCCGCCGGTACTACGACTACATGCCGGAATTCCAGATTTGGCACCAGATTTCCACGGTGGGCTCTTGGCTGCTGGCGACGGGGGTGTTCATTTTCTTCATCTACTTCGTCAAGTCGCTGCGCGCGCCCCGCGGTGCGCCGGACAACCCGTGGGGCGGCACCACGCTCGAGTGGCGCGTGCCGTCACCGCCCCCGGCGGAGAATTTCATCGAGATCCCCACGGTGACCGCCGGCCCCTACGACCATCACGGGGAGGGGGACGTATGA
- a CDS encoding AAA domain-containing protein: MTSTKFTISREDVQNELFHVQRILGELKKRIVGQEKLLNRLLIGLLTGGHILVEGVPGLAKSMAVSSLAEVLNLDFKRIQFTPDLLPADLIGTMIFNSQTTAFEPRKGPIFTNVLLADEINRAPAKVQSALLEAMQEKQVTIGKETFPLTDPFLVLATQNPIEQEGTYPLPEAQVDRFLMKILISYPDKNAEKKILQRMTEGEGVAMDLARGRQIQLQKVIVPERIQKLRIMANKVYIDDRVVDYILDIVFATRCPADYGLDVARFIRFGSSPRGTIALKVGARAHAFLMGRNFVVPEDIKEVCADVLRHRILLSFEAEAQGITADEIIKTILNTVNVP; this comes from the coding sequence ATGACCTCCACCAAGTTCACCATCAGCCGGGAAGATGTCCAGAACGAGCTGTTTCACGTTCAGCGCATCCTGGGCGAGCTGAAGAAGCGGATCGTCGGGCAGGAGAAGCTGCTCAATCGTCTCCTCATCGGACTGCTCACCGGCGGGCACATCCTCGTCGAGGGCGTGCCCGGCCTGGCCAAGAGCATGGCGGTGAGCTCTCTGGCCGAGGTGCTGAACCTGGATTTCAAGCGGATCCAATTCACGCCGGATCTGCTTCCCGCCGACCTGATCGGGACCATGATCTTCAACTCCCAGACCACCGCCTTCGAGCCCCGCAAGGGGCCCATCTTCACCAATGTGCTCCTGGCCGATGAAATCAACCGGGCGCCCGCCAAGGTGCAGTCGGCCTTACTTGAAGCCATGCAGGAGAAGCAGGTGACCATCGGCAAGGAGACGTTTCCACTCACCGATCCGTTCCTCGTGCTGGCCACGCAGAACCCCATCGAGCAGGAGGGCACCTACCCGCTGCCCGAAGCGCAGGTGGACCGCTTCCTGATGAAAATCCTCATCTCATATCCGGACAAGAATGCCGAGAAGAAGATCCTGCAGCGGATGACCGAAGGGGAAGGCGTGGCCATGGACCTGGCGCGGGGCCGGCAGATCCAGCTCCAGAAGGTGATCGTGCCGGAACGCATTCAGAAGCTGCGGATCATGGCCAATAAGGTGTACATCGACGACCGGGTGGTGGACTACATCCTCGACATCGTGTTCGCCACGCGCTGCCCCGCGGACTACGGACTCGACGTGGCGCGGTTCATCCGATTCGGCTCGTCGCCGCGCGGCACCATCGCCCTGAAGGTGGGCGCCCGGGCCCATGCGTTCCTGATGGGCCGCAATTTCGTCGTGCCCGAGGACATCAAGGAAGTCTGCGCCGACGTGCTGCGCCACCGCATCCTGCTGTCGTTCGAGGCCGAGGCCCAGGGCATCACGGCGGACGAAATCATCAAGACGATCCTGAACACGGTCAACGTTCCGTAA
- the nrfD gene encoding polysulfide reductase NrfD, producing MSLGTYFDQLEHDVLAAMRKPSKLYWTALAVSAAAFALGLGCWGWQIFEGLGVAGIRSPVGWGVYITDFVFWVGIAHSGTLISAVLFLFRAKFRCSFNRSAEAMTVIAVMTAGLFPLIHLGRCWFFYWLMPYPNQRHLWVNFRSPLIWDVFAVSTYFTISAVFFFVGLIPDLAIARRRFTGWRHWVFRILSLGWQGTAEQWKHYAWLYMFLAAFATPLVISVHSVVSWDFAMSVIPGWHTTIFAPYFVAGAIFSGTAMVITLVVPMRRILGLDNYITVDHFEAIAKILLFTSLIVSYSYIVEFVLAWYSGNPFEIAHFSFRAVGDYKYLYWLMLFCNGLLPLTLFVKRLRRNLKYLFVLSLFVNVGMWLERFVIIVTSLARDFDPYNWGNYAPRFVEIGVTIGSFGMFFMLFLIFTKMLPVLAIAEVKEHAS from the coding sequence ATGAGCCTCGGCACCTACTTCGACCAGTTGGAACACGACGTCCTCGCCGCCATGCGGAAGCCATCGAAGCTCTACTGGACCGCCCTGGCCGTCTCGGCCGCCGCCTTCGCCCTGGGCCTGGGCTGCTGGGGATGGCAGATCTTCGAGGGACTGGGCGTGGCCGGCATCCGCTCGCCGGTGGGCTGGGGGGTGTACATCACCGACTTCGTCTTCTGGGTGGGCATCGCCCACTCCGGCACTCTCATCTCCGCCGTGCTGTTTCTGTTCCGGGCCAAGTTCCGCTGCAGCTTCAACCGCTCGGCCGAGGCCATGACCGTGATCGCGGTGATGACCGCCGGGCTGTTCCCGCTCATCCACCTCGGCCGGTGCTGGTTCTTCTACTGGCTCATGCCCTACCCCAACCAGCGCCACCTCTGGGTGAACTTCCGCTCGCCGCTCATCTGGGATGTGTTCGCCGTGAGCACCTACTTCACCATCAGCGCGGTGTTCTTCTTCGTCGGCCTGATCCCCGACCTGGCCATCGCCCGGCGGCGCTTCACCGGCTGGCGGCACTGGGTGTTCCGGATCCTGTCGCTGGGCTGGCAGGGGACGGCCGAACAGTGGAAGCATTACGCCTGGCTGTACATGTTCCTCGCCGCGTTCGCCACGCCGCTGGTGATCTCGGTCCACTCGGTGGTCTCGTGGGACTTCGCCATGAGCGTGATCCCCGGCTGGCACACCACCATCTTTGCCCCGTACTTCGTCGCCGGGGCCATCTTCTCGGGCACCGCCATGGTGATCACCCTGGTGGTGCCCATGCGCCGCATCCTCGGCCTGGACAACTACATCACCGTGGACCATTTCGAAGCCATCGCCAAGATCCTGCTCTTCACTTCGCTCATCGTGTCCTACTCCTACATCGTGGAGTTCGTCCTGGCCTGGTACAGCGGCAATCCCTTCGAGATCGCCCACTTCTCCTTCCGCGCCGTTGGCGACTACAAGTACCTGTACTGGCTGATGCTCTTCTGCAACGGGCTCCTGCCCCTCACTCTGTTCGTGAAGCGGCTGCGCCGGAACCTGAAATACCTGTTCGTGCTGTCGCTGTTCGTGAACGTCGGCATGTGGCTGGAGCGTTTCGTCATCATCGTCACCTCGCTGGCCCGCGATTTCGACCCGTACAACTGGGGCAACTACGCCCCCCGGTTCGTCGAGATCGGCGTCACCATCGGCAGCTTCGGCATGTTCTTCATGCTGTTCCTGATCTTCACCAAGATGCTGCCGGTGCTGGCCATCGCCGAAGTCAAGGAGCATGCGTCATGA
- a CDS encoding SCO family protein: MTRPMTAMICLLLATTLSAQTPPPSSTGDEIGVEEHLGETIPLDLVFKDEDGRNVRLGDLVDKPTLLILVYYRCPSICNPLMNGVAEGLDRLDLVAGRDYTMLTISFDDREGPDLAKEKKANYLKTFRRPFPPEGWRFLTGDTAAIQALTRSVGFKYKRDGEDYLHPVTMMAISPQGKIVRYLYGMTFLPFDLKMAVFEAAEGRVGPTISKVMLYCFSYDPDGKTYVFNILKVTGTLLLILIGCFLLVLVITSKKRQKEKSRDVAQ, translated from the coding sequence ATGACGCGTCCCATGACCGCCATGATCTGTTTGTTGCTGGCGACCACCCTGTCGGCACAGACCCCACCCCCATCCTCCACCGGTGACGAGATCGGCGTGGAGGAGCATCTCGGCGAGACAATTCCCCTGGACCTTGTGTTCAAGGATGAGGACGGCCGCAATGTCCGCCTGGGCGACCTGGTGGACAAGCCCACCCTGCTGATCCTGGTCTACTACCGCTGCCCCAGCATCTGCAATCCGCTCATGAACGGCGTCGCCGAAGGTCTGGACCGGCTGGACCTCGTGGCCGGCCGGGATTACACCATGCTGACCATCTCGTTCGACGACCGGGAAGGCCCCGACCTGGCGAAGGAGAAGAAGGCCAACTATTTGAAAACCTTCCGTCGTCCGTTCCCCCCCGAGGGTTGGCGCTTCCTCACCGGCGACACGGCCGCGATTCAGGCGCTGACCCGGTCGGTGGGCTTCAAATACAAGCGCGACGGCGAGGATTACCTGCACCCGGTCACCATGATGGCAATCTCGCCGCAAGGGAAGATTGTCCGCTATCTGTACGGGATGACCTTTTTGCCGTTCGACCTGAAGATGGCCGTCTTCGAAGCCGCCGAGGGGCGCGTGGGGCCGACCATCAGCAAGGTGATGCTCTACTGCTTCAGTTACGACCCCGACGGCAAGACCTATGTGTTCAACATTCTCAAAGTGACCGGGACGCTGCTCCTGATCCTCATCGGCTGCTTTCTGCTGGTCCTGGTCATCACCTCGAAAAAACGCCAGAAGGAGAAGTCGCGCGATGTCGCACAGTAA
- a CDS encoding cytochrome-c oxidase: MEKKELMPYGTYIMIWFGLLVLTGVTIIAASLHFGQWSIMTAIAIATVKGALVLFIFMNLKREERLFKIMLSLALVTMTVIMVLTFADISFR; encoded by the coding sequence ATGGAAAAGAAAGAACTCATGCCATACGGCACCTACATCATGATCTGGTTCGGCCTGCTGGTGCTCACCGGCGTGACCATCATCGCCGCCAGCCTGCATTTCGGCCAGTGGAGCATCATGACGGCCATCGCCATCGCCACGGTGAAAGGCGCGCTGGTCCTGTTCATCTTCATGAACCTGAAGCGGGAGGAGCGGTTGTTCAAGATCATGCTCTCCCTCGCCCTCGTCACCATGACCGTGATCATGGTGCTGACGTTCGCCGACATCTCCTTCCGCTGA
- the coxB gene encoding cytochrome c oxidase subunit II translates to MNTPTSTFTSGVDQVFLLIVGISVVMLALVTVLMIYFVIRYHRRRHPMSEKVRQRTWLEITWTVIPTILVLIMFWFSFSEFRKMRDVPADALTVQVIGRMWDWAFEYPNGKKTDKLYVPLDRAVRLELKSVDVNHSFYIPAFRVKEDVVPGRQNFLWFRPQSMGPADIYCAEYCGQNHAYMMSKVIVMSQSEFETWYHETAAEPKSGAPAALALMDDQGCLTCHSVDGSPGAGPTFKGIFNRRTVVLVNGREREIDADAAYLRRAILEPNAEIVKGAAMEMPASPDPLSAEDVDAIIAYLKNLK, encoded by the coding sequence ATGAACACCCCCACTTCCACATTCACCTCGGGTGTCGATCAGGTGTTCCTGCTCATCGTCGGCATCTCGGTGGTGATGCTCGCCCTGGTGACCGTGCTCATGATCTACTTCGTGATCCGCTATCACCGCCGCCGCCACCCCATGTCGGAAAAAGTCAGGCAGCGCACCTGGCTGGAGATCACCTGGACGGTCATTCCCACCATCCTGGTGCTGATCATGTTCTGGTTCAGCTTCTCCGAATTCCGCAAGATGCGCGACGTCCCGGCGGACGCTCTCACCGTCCAGGTCATCGGGCGGATGTGGGACTGGGCGTTCGAGTATCCCAACGGCAAGAAGACCGATAAGCTCTACGTCCCGCTGGACCGCGCCGTCCGGCTGGAACTCAAGTCGGTGGACGTCAATCACAGCTTCTACATCCCGGCCTTCCGGGTGAAAGAGGACGTGGTTCCCGGTCGGCAGAATTTCCTCTGGTTCCGCCCCCAGTCAATGGGTCCCGCAGACATCTACTGCGCCGAGTACTGCGGGCAGAACCACGCCTACATGATGTCCAAGGTGATCGTCATGAGTCAGTCGGAATTTGAGACCTGGTATCACGAAACCGCCGCCGAACCGAAGTCGGGGGCGCCGGCCGCGCTGGCGCTCATGGATGACCAAGGCTGCCTCACGTGCCACAGCGTCGACGGCTCGCCCGGCGCCGGCCCCACCTTCAAGGGAATCTTCAATCGGCGCACGGTGGTCCTTGTAAACGGCCGCGAGCGCGAAATTGACGCCGACGCGGCGTATCTGCGGCGGGCGATTCTGGAACCGAACGCCGAAATCGTCAAAGGTGCCGCCATGGAAATGCCGGCATCGCCGGATCCGCTGAGCGCCGAAGATGTGGACGCGATCATCGCGTATCTGAAGAATCTGAAATGA
- a CDS encoding UbiA family prenyltransferase, which yields MMALLELFKPRIALLAALTAAVGAVLTPPGPAASILPPAAAVFALAAGACALNQYQERRADAAMPRTARRPIPSGRLRPAVALGAAGVAIAAGTGALAVFGGMPSAALGLLAVLWYNGLYTPLKGHSAWAAIPGALVGAVPPLIGGWAAAGGPPPPAVWALAGFMVLWQVPHFWLLLLAHADEYRRAGFPVLTERFQPGRLVRVTAAWTLAAAVSSLVLPLYLDPGRSWIACLILLPAAGLSLAAVRLLPSSLDRPDGLYRRVFGTINGFAVMTLALLLLDRALVLR from the coding sequence ATGATGGCGTTGCTCGAGTTGTTCAAACCGCGGATCGCCCTGTTGGCCGCCCTGACGGCGGCCGTGGGCGCAGTCTTGACGCCGCCGGGCCCGGCCGCGTCGATCCTGCCCCCGGCGGCGGCGGTGTTCGCGCTGGCTGCGGGGGCCTGCGCCTTGAACCAGTACCAGGAGCGCCGCGCCGACGCCGCCATGCCCCGCACCGCCCGCCGGCCCATCCCCTCGGGGCGTCTGCGGCCCGCGGTCGCACTCGGGGCCGCCGGTGTCGCCATCGCCGCCGGAACGGGCGCGCTGGCCGTGTTCGGCGGCATGCCGTCGGCCGCCTTGGGCCTGCTGGCGGTGCTCTGGTACAACGGTCTGTACACGCCGCTCAAGGGCCACAGTGCCTGGGCCGCCATTCCGGGCGCCCTGGTGGGCGCCGTGCCGCCGCTCATCGGCGGGTGGGCGGCCGCCGGCGGGCCGCCGCCGCCGGCGGTGTGGGCCCTGGCCGGATTCATGGTCCTGTGGCAGGTGCCCCACTTCTGGCTGCTCCTCCTGGCTCACGCGGACGAGTACCGGCGCGCCGGTTTTCCCGTGCTGACGGAGCGTTTCCAGCCCGGCCGGCTGGTCCGCGTGACGGCCGCCTGGACGCTGGCCGCGGCGGTGAGCAGCCTGGTGCTGCCGCTCTATCTGGATCCCGGGCGGAGCTGGATCGCCTGTTTGATCCTGCTGCCGGCCGCGGGATTGTCACTGGCCGCAGTTCGGTTGCTGCCGTCGTCGTTGGACCGTCCGGACGGGCTCTATCGGCGGGTGTTCGGAACCATCAACGGGTTTGCCGTGATGACGCTGGCCCTGCTGCTTCTGGATCGAGCTCTGGTCTTGCGCTGA
- a CDS encoding DUF3341 domain-containing protein, whose product MIREYKFDDKAAFLHKLEELVRSGVHPRRLTVTTPFHVHEVEHILHLRPSRLKLFTLIGAAAGLTAGFAFTIGTALDWPLRTGGKPIVALPTYIIVAFELTILFGGVISFLGFLFLSRFPDIPAIVAGTECGPEFIIREDTGEAV is encoded by the coding sequence ATGATCCGCGAATACAAGTTCGACGACAAGGCGGCGTTCCTCCACAAGCTCGAAGAGCTGGTCCGCTCCGGCGTGCACCCCCGTCGGCTGACCGTGACCACGCCGTTTCACGTCCACGAGGTGGAGCACATCCTCCACCTTCGGCCGAGCCGGCTCAAGCTGTTCACGCTGATCGGCGCGGCGGCCGGTCTCACCGCCGGATTCGCCTTCACCATCGGCACCGCGCTCGACTGGCCCCTGCGCACGGGCGGCAAGCCCATTGTGGCCCTGCCCACCTACATCATCGTGGCGTTCGAGCTCACCATCCTGTTCGGCGGCGTGATCTCGTTCCTCGGCTTCCTGTTCCTGAGCCGGTTCCCGGACATCCCCGCCATCGTCGCCGGCACCGAGTGCGGGCCGGAGTTCATCATCCGCGAGGACACCGGGGAGGCCGTATGA
- a CDS encoding 4Fe-4S dicluster domain-containing protein, producing the protein MERRDFLKVLGIASGGVAASWSSGFGQDKLVSRILPPPEGHVPGEPVQVHSVCTECPAACGLTVTVRDGLPVKLEGNPHHAVGGGTLCVRGQASLVRVYHPERVRRPLYREPGGELKPIGWDEALGRVRTELAAAAGAGRTNAFWGGRSTASLHRLIGETCAALGLERLPEFEIYHYGALRGAYGRLFGRRTVPAYHIDRADALLTVGADIVDTFLSPVEFARRVAPKLETGWPWFHAEPALSLTGARAAHRLVIAAGSERFLLAWLLRTVPARQPLPADVSAAIPNVTREEAASKTGVPIADLDALARALAAARHPLVVAGGVSTAHADGHAVALLAGLLQWSLGAIPELVDFSADHTFDAVGTLADAQKVVRRLKERRVGVLILSRLHGLELLDGALEALPDAAFSVGITDFLSPAFAGCRLILPVSHALESWGDAEPRRGRLGQIRPVFRPLHGTRSEGDMLLGLAGTSISYKDYLFKAWKPYPAAWWTQGYVERPVRAETIKLADGAAAALAAMGRAPELATPVLVVAPSLRTFDGRSRVIPLLHEIPDPLSTVTYGPWVNVPPGLARSMGLADGDELRLGGAALPVRVLPGLPDGVLLAAVDAAAGLGLKADPATGELLVCQSGVAVTKTGHRVPLPFLSGGMDATNRGIVPGDVGVHHHHEKHTLYEPHEHVDYRWAMAVDLDRCIGCSACVAACYMENNIPVAGPEEHLRGREMSWLRVQPYVRDGEAPVFIPVMCQHCDAAPCETVCPVYATYHNEEGLNVQVYNRCVGTRYCNNNCPYKARRFNWFEYDAPAPLDRLKNPDVSVRPKGIMEKCTFCIQRITRAKDKAKDDGRRKVRDGEIVPACAQTCPAGAITFGNILDETSRVYQLAHSGRAYRLLEMLGTEPAVYYLSKKVK; encoded by the coding sequence ATGGAACGCAGAGACTTCCTCAAGGTGCTGGGCATCGCGTCGGGCGGCGTGGCCGCGTCCTGGTCGTCCGGCTTCGGCCAGGACAAGCTGGTTTCCCGCATCCTGCCCCCACCGGAGGGACACGTCCCCGGCGAGCCGGTCCAGGTCCACTCGGTCTGCACCGAATGCCCCGCCGCGTGCGGCCTGACGGTCACGGTGCGCGACGGGCTGCCGGTCAAGCTGGAAGGTAATCCGCATCATGCCGTCGGGGGCGGCACGCTCTGCGTCCGCGGCCAGGCGTCGCTGGTGCGCGTGTACCATCCGGAGCGGGTACGCCGTCCGCTCTATCGTGAGCCCGGCGGCGAGCTGAAACCCATCGGCTGGGACGAGGCGCTGGGACGCGTCCGCACCGAGCTTGCAGCCGCCGCCGGCGCGGGCCGGACGAACGCATTCTGGGGCGGCCGGAGCACCGCCTCACTGCACCGACTGATCGGCGAAACGTGCGCAGCGCTCGGCCTGGAGCGCCTGCCCGAGTTCGAGATTTACCACTATGGCGCCCTGCGCGGAGCGTACGGCCGGCTCTTCGGCCGCCGCACCGTACCGGCCTATCACATTGACCGGGCTGACGCCCTGCTCACCGTCGGCGCCGACATCGTGGACACGTTCCTCTCCCCCGTGGAATTCGCCCGGCGGGTCGCCCCGAAGCTCGAGACCGGCTGGCCCTGGTTCCACGCCGAGCCGGCGCTCAGTCTCACCGGCGCCAGGGCCGCGCATCGGCTGGTCATCGCCGCGGGGAGCGAGCGGTTTCTGCTGGCCTGGCTGCTGCGGACCGTGCCGGCGCGGCAGCCGCTTCCGGCCGACGTGTCGGCCGCAATCCCGAACGTGACCCGCGAAGAAGCGGCCAGCAAAACCGGTGTTCCGATCGCGGACCTGGACGCTCTCGCCCGCGCGCTGGCCGCCGCCCGGCACCCCCTGGTGGTCGCCGGCGGCGTGTCGACGGCCCACGCGGACGGACACGCCGTGGCCCTGCTCGCCGGCCTGCTGCAGTGGAGTCTCGGCGCCATCCCCGAGCTGGTGGATTTCTCTGCGGACCATACCTTCGACGCGGTGGGCACCCTGGCCGATGCCCAAAAGGTCGTCCGCCGGCTGAAGGAGCGTCGCGTGGGCGTGCTCATCCTGAGCCGTCTCCACGGCCTGGAACTCCTCGACGGCGCCCTCGAAGCGTTGCCGGATGCCGCGTTCAGCGTGGGCATCACCGATTTCCTCTCGCCCGCCTTCGCCGGGTGCCGTCTGATTCTCCCCGTGTCCCACGCCCTGGAGTCATGGGGCGACGCCGAACCGCGACGCGGTCGTCTCGGGCAGATCCGGCCGGTGTTCCGCCCCCTGCATGGCACCCGCTCCGAGGGCGACATGCTGCTGGGGCTGGCCGGGACATCCATCTCCTACAAAGACTACCTGTTCAAAGCGTGGAAGCCGTACCCCGCCGCCTGGTGGACACAAGGGTATGTGGAACGCCCGGTTCGGGCGGAGACGATCAAGTTGGCTGACGGAGCTGCCGCCGCGCTGGCCGCGATGGGCCGGGCGCCGGAACTGGCGACGCCGGTTCTGGTGGTGGCGCCGTCGCTCCGCACCTTCGACGGCCGCAGCCGGGTGATCCCGCTGCTCCACGAGATCCCCGATCCGCTGTCCACCGTCACGTACGGCCCGTGGGTGAACGTACCCCCCGGTCTGGCCCGCTCCATGGGGCTGGCCGACGGTGACGAGCTGCGGCTGGGCGGTGCCGCTCTGCCTGTCCGCGTGTTGCCTGGCCTGCCCGACGGCGTCCTGCTCGCCGCCGTGGACGCCGCCGCCGGACTCGGTCTGAAGGCGGATCCGGCCACCGGCGAGCTGCTGGTGTGCCAGAGCGGCGTAGCGGTGACCAAGACCGGCCACCGGGTGCCCCTCCCCTTCCTGTCCGGCGGCATGGACGCAACGAACCGCGGCATCGTCCCCGGCGATGTGGGGGTCCACCACCACCACGAGAAGCATACGCTCTACGAGCCCCACGAGCATGTGGACTACCGCTGGGCCATGGCCGTGGACCTGGACCGCTGCATCGGCTGCTCCGCCTGCGTGGCCGCCTGCTACATGGAAAACAACATCCCCGTCGCCGGCCCCGAGGAGCACCTCCGCGGCCGCGAGATGTCGTGGCTCCGGGTGCAGCCGTACGTTCGCGACGGTGAAGCGCCCGTCTTCATCCCGGTCATGTGCCAGCACTGCGACGCCGCCCCCTGCGAGACCGTCTGCCCTGTCTACGCCACCTACCACAACGAGGAGGGCCTCAACGTCCAGGTCTACAACCGCTGCGTGGGCACCCGCTACTGCAATAACAACTGCCCCTACAAGGCGCGCCGCTTCAACTGGTTCGAGTATGACGCGCCCGCGCCGCTGGACCGGCTGAAGAACCCCGACGTGTCGGTGCGGCCCAAGGGGATCATGGAGAAATGCACGTTCTGCATCCAGCGCATCACCCGCGCCAAGGACAAGGCCAAGGACGACGGCCGCCGCAAGGTGCGCGACGGCGAGATCGTGCCCGCCTGCGCCCAGACCTGCCCGGCGGGCGCCATCACGTTCGGCAACATCCTGGACGAGACATCCCGGGTCTACCAGTTGGCCCATTCCGGCCGGGCCTACCGCCTGCTGGAAATGCTGGGCACCGAACCGGCCGTCTACTACCTGAGTAAAAAGGTGAAGTGA
- a CDS encoding cytochrome c3 family protein encodes MAMKTRKLMPFLVGYFLVCLLAVGALGWYWLKYQQAPVQPINFSHQIHSNKLGLECTFCHTTVAVSARASVPPLQRCMECHQNAATDRPEIIKLAGYWKARQPLEWVKVHDLPWHVRFTHKRHVAAGVDCTVCHGQVKAESRVRRVRSLMMGWCVDCHRAKQVSVDCWVCHH; translated from the coding sequence ATGGCCATGAAAACCCGCAAGCTGATGCCGTTCCTAGTCGGTTATTTCCTCGTGTGCCTCTTGGCCGTAGGCGCGCTTGGCTGGTACTGGCTGAAGTACCAGCAGGCGCCGGTACAACCCATCAATTTCAGCCATCAGATCCACTCCAACAAGCTGGGTTTGGAGTGCACCTTCTGCCACACCACCGTAGCCGTGTCCGCCCGGGCGTCGGTCCCGCCCCTCCAGCGCTGCATGGAGTGCCACCAGAACGCAGCCACCGACCGGCCGGAGATCATTAAACTGGCCGGCTACTGGAAAGCCCGGCAACCCCTGGAATGGGTCAAGGTGCATGACTTGCCGTGGCACGTGCGCTTCACTCACAAGCGCCACGTCGCGGCCGGCGTCGATTGCACCGTCTGCCATGGCCAGGTCAAGGCCGAGAGCCGGGTCCGCCGGGTCCGCTCCCTGATGATGGGCTGGTGTGTGGACTGCCACCGCGCCAAGCAGGTCTCGGTGGACTGCTGGGTTTGCCACCACTGA